The Fodinibius saliphilus genome segment AAATAGTCGGAAGAATTTTACTTCAACTTAAAGAAGATTTGGTAGGTGAAAAGGTAACGGTTAGCTAAATAATAGTACGAACAGCTATACCGTTATCCCTTCCCTATTTATACTGTGATCTTACAAGGATTAAAAGCATTTAATATGGATGCGTCTTTGTCAAACCCTTTCTCTGCGCTTAAAAATTAGACTCTATAACACAATCTGCTACCAGTAGCAGATTACCCACCATAGCCTTTGACCTGCCCCCTTTGCCATCCCTTGCCCTTGTAATAGAACTTTTTGTAAAAACAGTCGAACATAAGCTATAAGAAATTTGTACACCCGCCACAGAAGGTTAAGTACAGACAGCATAACCACCTCATAGTTAGGCTTGAGGATTGCCTAACCAATTTCTATATATTCACTCCGACCGGGGAACTGGTACGCTTACAGCAAAGACGAAAAACACTCTTGCATTGGCCGAGCTTTGGTACAACAGAAAAACTGCATTTGCCCTTCAATTTCTAGACACCCGTCCAAACCCTCCGACAACTAACACGCAACCAAGTCTCATGACCTATCTTAAACTGCTGTCTACTTTTTGTTGCAATCCCACACTGGGCCTACCTTATTCTTCCCCTACCGGTAAGGGGAAGAACATTTTTTAAGCAATTTGAAGTAAGTGTATGGGTTGGTTTTTTATTGATTGAATATAGATGCCCTCTCTACCAGTATTGATAAAACACGAATATAATGCTGGTATACATAGTATAGTGATGAAAGATAGTGATCGACAATTGACAGGAAAAGCTATCCAGGAAACAACTTGAGCATATATGAAATAGTGTGTCAAATAAAGGCTCTTAGCAGGATAACCTTTCCAAGGGTTACTCCGCATACACATTTGGTTATTTAACTCGACTAAGCCTGGAATAAATTTTTGTATATGATGTCACAACTCATCTATTCCATAGAAATTTAGAAAAACAACTTATACTTCTTTCTTATTGCCATGGATTATTATCTTAAATTAAGACGAGAAAAGTTGGTCTTTGTTTACCTCAAGATCAGACAGTCATAACACTAAGAACTTCAACTATATAGTTAAACAACTGATCGAACATTGAACTGAATGCATCCGGCAAGTAAGGAAGAATCCAAGATAAGAGTGTAAACCCTAACAATAACTTTATGGGAATAGCAATAAACATAATATTTGCCTGCGGCATAACACGAGCAAAAATAGCCAGAGAGAGATCTAGAATAAATAAAACAATTAAGAAAGGGGCTGCAATCTGCACAGCAATCTTAAACAGATAATTAGCAACCTCAAGCATAAAGGGCCCGGCATATTGCAATTCGGCCTGATTTAGCGGTATCACTTCAAAACTCCTTGCTAACCCCTGTATATATATTTTATCCCCATCCATCGACAAAAAAATAAGCACAGCCAGCATACCAAATACATTACCTACCAAGTCACTCTTCTGCTGGGTCATCGTATTTACTATCTGGGCAAAACTCAGAGTAATCTTTAAGCTGATTAACTGCCCGGCCATCTCTATACCGGCGAATACGAGCTGACCTACTAATCCCATAGCAATACCTACTAACGCTTCCATTATAACTGCGGTAACCAGGAATGATAATGTAGGTTCAACCTGCCCTATTACACTTTCTGAGGGAATTACAAAGGTAAGTAAGAAGCTTGTTATAAGCGCAAAAAAAAGTTTTATTTTCTTTGGGAAAGCCGCTGAATTAAAGTAGGGAGCAGTCATTATTAAGCTACCTACCCGAATAAAAATCAGGAATACTGCCAATATATAACTAGTAGAAAAAAGAGACATACTATGGGCTTATTGAGTAGCTACCGGTTTATCATTTAGCAAGCTCAGGTATCATTTCAAAAATACTCTGGGTAAACCCAACAGCATATTGTAACATAAAGCCGAAGGAGAGAAATAAAATGATAGCTACAACAATCATTTTAGGAACATAACTGAGCGTCATTTCCTGTATCGAAGTTGCAGCCTGGAAAATAGCTACAGCTAATCCTATTACCAGGGCACCCATCATAGGAGGTGCCGAGAGGGTTACAACAGCTGTCAGCATTTCTTGTAACCAATGTAAAGCAGTTTCAACATTCATTGTATTTTTACCTTAATTAAAACTTTGGACCAGTGACTGAACCAGTAAATACCAGCCATCAGTCAATACAAACACTAGAATTTTAAATGGCAGAGATACCAGTACAGG includes the following:
- the fliR gene encoding flagellar biosynthetic protein FliR, whose product is MSLFSTSYILAVFLIFIRVGSLIMTAPYFNSAAFPKKIKLFFALITSFLLTFVIPSESVIGQVEPTLSFLVTAVIMEALVGIAMGLVGQLVFAGIEMAGQLISLKITLSFAQIVNTMTQQKSDLVGNVFGMLAVLIFLSMDGDKIYIQGLARSFEVIPLNQAELQYAGPFMLEVANYLFKIAVQIAAPFLIVLFILDLSLAIFARVMPQANIMFIAIPIKLLLGFTLLSWILPYLPDAFSSMFDQLFNYIVEVLSVMTV
- a CDS encoding flagellar biosynthetic protein FliQ, with protein sequence MNVETALHWLQEMLTAVVTLSAPPMMGALVIGLAVAIFQAATSIQEMTLSYVPKMIVVAIILFLSFGFMLQYAVGFTQSIFEMIPELAK